The following coding sequences are from one Liolophura sinensis isolate JHLJ2023 chromosome 12, CUHK_Ljap_v2, whole genome shotgun sequence window:
- the LOC135479524 gene encoding uncharacterized protein LOC135479524 isoform X1 has translation MTSDNNCAFLRTVTACAVFLTCLSAVLLYNATVDEMQRLHDEVHALRSDVLDLQKKLNTRSKNTEGSHYLGSEGSNSNVDDDGDDEEDDDDNDGDEKNIANKDINAYHVNSDFNQEDNQVHDLLWRMLHHRSRRRAGQPKENRQKKPKRKFRTQAVLLKTAAGYQNPRGKQDIFTHWVYADWGNKTTKAIKDKFKLGVKTNELGKVIIPKDGLYYIFVQVTFSGHSSHEFAIMKENKHGNVTEEISCCIIIPKHSDEKPNNYILRTCHTSNLVLVEKKDKIYVKNKIQGSAVHFEPAYTFLGMFKLR, from the exons ATGACTTCCGATAACAACTGCGCCTTTTTACGTACGGTAACCGCATGTGCTGTTTTTCTGACTTGTTTGTCAGCAGTATTACTTTACAACGCGACTGTCGATGAGATGCAGAGATTGCATGATGAAGTCCATGCCCTGCGCTCTGATGTTCTcgatttacaaaaaaaactaaatacCAGGAGTAAGAATACCGAG GGAAGCCATTACCTGGGGAGTGAAGGGAGTAATTCAAATGTAGACGATGACGGTGATGATGAAgaagatgatgatgacaatgatggCGATGAAAAGAACATTGCTAACAAGGACATAAATGCATATCATGTGAATTCTGATTTCAACCAGGAAGACAACCAAGTTCATGATTTGTTATGGAGAATGCTGCATCACCGCTCTCGCCGTAGGGCAGGGCAACCCAAGGAAAACAGACAAAAGAAGCCGAAAAGAAAGTTCAGA ACCCAAGCTGTCCTGTTGAAAACCGCAGCGGGTTACCAGAATCCAAGAGGTAAACAAG aCATTTTCACTCATTGGGTGTATGCTGACTGGGGGAACAAAACTACGAAGGCTATAAAGGATAAATTCAAACTTGGTGTGAAAACGAATGAACTTGGAAAGGTGATCATTCCTAAGGATGGGCTctattatatatttgttcag gTAACTTTCAGCGGGCATTCTTCACACGAGTTCGCcattatgaaagaaaacaaacatggtaACGTGACTGAGGAGATCAGCTGTTGTATTATTATACCAAAGCACTCCGATGAGAAACCAAACAACTACATCCTGAGGACGTGTCACACCTCAAATCTTGTCCTCGTGGAGAAGAAGGAcaaaatttatgtaaaaaataagATACAAGGTAGCGCTGTACATTTTGAGCCCGCGTATACCTTTTTAGGTATGTTCAAGCTCCGTTAG
- the LOC135479524 gene encoding uncharacterized protein LOC135479524 isoform X3 — MTSDNNCAFLRTVTACAVFLTCLSAVLLYNATVDEMQRLHDEVHALRSDVLDLQKKLNTRSKNTEGSHYLGSEGSNSNVDDDGDDEEDDDDNDGDEKNIANKDINAYHVNSDFNQEDNQVHDLLWRMLHHRSRRRAGQPKENRQKKPKRKFRTQAVLLKTAAGYQNPRGKQDIFTHWVYADWGNKTTKAIKDKFKLGVKTNELGKVTFSGHSSHEFAIMKENKHGNVTEEISCCIIIPKHSDEKPNNYILRTCHTSNLVLVEKKDKIYVKNKIQGSAVHFEPAYTFLGMFKLR, encoded by the exons ATGACTTCCGATAACAACTGCGCCTTTTTACGTACGGTAACCGCATGTGCTGTTTTTCTGACTTGTTTGTCAGCAGTATTACTTTACAACGCGACTGTCGATGAGATGCAGAGATTGCATGATGAAGTCCATGCCCTGCGCTCTGATGTTCTcgatttacaaaaaaaactaaatacCAGGAGTAAGAATACCGAG GGAAGCCATTACCTGGGGAGTGAAGGGAGTAATTCAAATGTAGACGATGACGGTGATGATGAAgaagatgatgatgacaatgatggCGATGAAAAGAACATTGCTAACAAGGACATAAATGCATATCATGTGAATTCTGATTTCAACCAGGAAGACAACCAAGTTCATGATTTGTTATGGAGAATGCTGCATCACCGCTCTCGCCGTAGGGCAGGGCAACCCAAGGAAAACAGACAAAAGAAGCCGAAAAGAAAGTTCAGA ACCCAAGCTGTCCTGTTGAAAACCGCAGCGGGTTACCAGAATCCAAGAGGTAAACAAG aCATTTTCACTCATTGGGTGTATGCTGACTGGGGGAACAAAACTACGAAGGCTATAAAGGATAAATTCAAACTTGGTGTGAAAACGAATGAACTTGGAAAG gTAACTTTCAGCGGGCATTCTTCACACGAGTTCGCcattatgaaagaaaacaaacatggtaACGTGACTGAGGAGATCAGCTGTTGTATTATTATACCAAAGCACTCCGATGAGAAACCAAACAACTACATCCTGAGGACGTGTCACACCTCAAATCTTGTCCTCGTGGAGAAGAAGGAcaaaatttatgtaaaaaataagATACAAGGTAGCGCTGTACATTTTGAGCCCGCGTATACCTTTTTAGGTATGTTCAAGCTCCGTTAG
- the LOC135479524 gene encoding uncharacterized protein LOC135479524 isoform X2, with translation MTSDNNCAFLRTVTACAVFLTCLSAVLLYNATVDEMQRLHDEVHALRSDVLDLQKKLNTRSKNTEGSHYLGSEGSNSNVDDDGDDEEDDDDNDGDEKNIANKDINAYHVNSDFNQEDNQVHDLLWRMLHHRSRRRAGQPKENRQKKPKRKFRTQAVLLKTAAGYQNPRDIFTHWVYADWGNKTTKAIKDKFKLGVKTNELGKVIIPKDGLYYIFVQVTFSGHSSHEFAIMKENKHGNVTEEISCCIIIPKHSDEKPNNYILRTCHTSNLVLVEKKDKIYVKNKIQGSAVHFEPAYTFLGMFKLR, from the exons ATGACTTCCGATAACAACTGCGCCTTTTTACGTACGGTAACCGCATGTGCTGTTTTTCTGACTTGTTTGTCAGCAGTATTACTTTACAACGCGACTGTCGATGAGATGCAGAGATTGCATGATGAAGTCCATGCCCTGCGCTCTGATGTTCTcgatttacaaaaaaaactaaatacCAGGAGTAAGAATACCGAG GGAAGCCATTACCTGGGGAGTGAAGGGAGTAATTCAAATGTAGACGATGACGGTGATGATGAAgaagatgatgatgacaatgatggCGATGAAAAGAACATTGCTAACAAGGACATAAATGCATATCATGTGAATTCTGATTTCAACCAGGAAGACAACCAAGTTCATGATTTGTTATGGAGAATGCTGCATCACCGCTCTCGCCGTAGGGCAGGGCAACCCAAGGAAAACAGACAAAAGAAGCCGAAAAGAAAGTTCAGA ACCCAAGCTGTCCTGTTGAAAACCGCAGCGGGTTACCAGAATCCAAGAG aCATTTTCACTCATTGGGTGTATGCTGACTGGGGGAACAAAACTACGAAGGCTATAAAGGATAAATTCAAACTTGGTGTGAAAACGAATGAACTTGGAAAGGTGATCATTCCTAAGGATGGGCTctattatatatttgttcag gTAACTTTCAGCGGGCATTCTTCACACGAGTTCGCcattatgaaagaaaacaaacatggtaACGTGACTGAGGAGATCAGCTGTTGTATTATTATACCAAAGCACTCCGATGAGAAACCAAACAACTACATCCTGAGGACGTGTCACACCTCAAATCTTGTCCTCGTGGAGAAGAAGGAcaaaatttatgtaaaaaataagATACAAGGTAGCGCTGTACATTTTGAGCCCGCGTATACCTTTTTAGGTATGTTCAAGCTCCGTTAG
- the LOC135479420 gene encoding uncharacterized protein LOC135479420, translating to MNEAIARIPEIVQDSVSGGGPGIHLQGREGSNIIHGPGTHFRWEEPNPSNSGGFRLRTNSIIEVLEAGFYFVYSQIAVNGRRGHHYAYSNASNLIYPLDTLSHMGVFHLSAYDKLVVRTTEYSHSDRYMVDQRYSYFGVVKIS from the exons ATGAATGAGGCCATTGCTCGTATTCCAGAAATA GTGCAGGACTCTGTAAGCGGCGGCGGGCCTGGCATTCATTTGCAAGGTCGAGAAGGCAGTAACATCATCCACGGGCCTG GAACTCATTTTCGATGGGAAGAACCAAATCCTTCTAACTCAGGTGGATTTCGCTTGAGAACAAACAGTATAATCGAGGTGCTGGAAGCAGGATTTTACTTTGTGTACTCTCAAATAGCTGTCAACGGAAGAAG gggACATCACTATGCATATTCTAACGCCAGCAATCTGATATATCCTTTGGACACCTTGTCTCATATGGGCGTTTTTCATCTGAGCGCCTACGACAAGCTGGTAGTAAGAACCACTGAATACTCACATTCTGATCGCTACATGGTAGATCAACGTTACAGCTACTTTGGGGTCGTTAAAATCAGCTGA